A region of Leifsonia xyli DNA encodes the following proteins:
- a CDS encoding tryptophan--tRNA ligase, giving the protein MQPSADSLHLGNYIGALLQWKELQGTHDAFFSVVDLHAITVQQDPAELREKTRRTAAQYIAAGIDPSASTLYVQSHVPAHAQLAWVLNTITGFGEASRMTQFKDKSAKQGADATSVGLFAYPVLMAADILLYDTEIVPVGDDQRQHVELTRDLAERFNSRFGQTFVVPQAMILKDSARIYDLQNPTSKMSKSAESGAGIIWMLDEPDVTRKKIMRAVTDTDGVVAFDREGKPGISNLLSIYSALAGRSIESVELEYEGKGYGDFKKGLVEVVVEEFAPVRRRALDLLADPAELDRILAVNADRASEVAEATLAKAYERIGFLRRAR; this is encoded by the coding sequence ATGCAGCCCTCGGCCGACTCCCTGCACCTCGGCAACTACATCGGCGCGCTCCTGCAGTGGAAGGAGCTGCAGGGCACGCACGACGCCTTCTTCTCCGTCGTCGACCTGCACGCGATCACGGTCCAGCAGGACCCGGCCGAACTCCGCGAGAAGACCCGCCGCACAGCCGCGCAGTACATCGCCGCGGGGATCGACCCTTCCGCCTCGACCTTGTACGTGCAGTCGCACGTTCCCGCGCACGCCCAGCTGGCCTGGGTGCTCAACACGATCACCGGCTTCGGCGAGGCGTCGCGGATGACGCAGTTCAAGGACAAGTCGGCCAAGCAGGGCGCGGACGCCACCTCGGTCGGCCTCTTCGCCTACCCGGTGCTGATGGCGGCCGACATCCTCCTGTACGACACCGAGATCGTGCCGGTCGGCGACGACCAGCGGCAGCACGTCGAGCTGACGCGCGATCTGGCCGAGCGGTTCAACAGCCGCTTCGGGCAGACGTTCGTCGTGCCGCAGGCGATGATCCTCAAGGACAGCGCCCGCATCTACGACCTGCAGAACCCGACCTCGAAGATGTCGAAGTCGGCCGAGTCGGGCGCCGGCATCATCTGGATGCTCGACGAGCCCGACGTGACGCGCAAGAAGATCATGCGCGCGGTCACCGACACCGACGGCGTCGTGGCGTTCGACCGCGAGGGCAAGCCCGGCATCTCCAATCTCCTGAGCATCTACTCGGCGCTCGCCGGCCGGTCGATCGAGTCCGTCGAGCTCGAGTACGAGGGCAAGGGCTACGGCGACTTCAAGAAGGGTCTCGTGGAGGTCGTGGTCGAGGAGTTCGCGCCGGTCCGCCGGCGCGCCCTCGACCTGCTCGCCGACCCCGCCGAGCTCGACCGCATCCTCGCGGTGAACGCCGACCGGGCGAGCGAGGTCGCCGAGGCCACGCTGGCGAAGGCCTACGAGCGCATCGGGTTCCTGCGGCGGGCTCGCTGA
- a CDS encoding exodeoxyribonuclease III gives MPSNRLRIATINANGIRAAFRKGMGSWLEARDIDILAIQEVRASTEDVQGLLGDEWDIVHDPATAKGRAGVAIASRHRAAIHRVELGPTDFDSAGRWLEADYEVDGTVVTVVSAYVHSGEAGTDKQVEKYRFLDAMEARLPALQKHNELAVVMGDLNVGHRTLDIRNWKGNVKRAGFLPEERAYFDRILGAEGDEAYNAGAGLGWVDVVRRHAGDVEGPYTWWSWRGKAFDNDSGWRIDYQLATPALAARVQDVAVDRAAAYDERWSDHTPVVVDYAL, from the coding sequence ATGCCCTCGAACCGCCTGCGCATCGCGACGATCAACGCCAACGGCATCCGCGCCGCCTTCCGCAAGGGCATGGGGTCGTGGCTCGAGGCGCGCGACATCGACATCCTGGCGATCCAGGAGGTGCGCGCCTCCACCGAGGACGTGCAGGGGCTGTTGGGGGACGAGTGGGACATCGTCCACGACCCGGCGACGGCGAAGGGCCGTGCCGGGGTCGCGATCGCGAGCCGTCACCGCGCGGCCATCCACCGCGTCGAGCTCGGCCCGACCGACTTCGACAGCGCGGGCCGGTGGCTCGAGGCCGACTACGAGGTCGACGGGACCGTCGTCACAGTGGTGAGCGCGTACGTCCACTCGGGCGAGGCCGGCACCGACAAGCAGGTCGAGAAATACCGGTTCCTCGACGCGATGGAGGCGCGGCTGCCCGCGCTGCAGAAGCACAACGAGCTGGCCGTGGTGATGGGCGACCTCAACGTCGGCCACCGCACCCTCGACATCCGCAACTGGAAGGGCAACGTCAAGCGCGCCGGCTTCCTGCCGGAGGAGCGCGCGTACTTCGACCGCATCCTCGGCGCCGAAGGCGACGAGGCGTACAACGCGGGCGCGGGGCTCGGCTGGGTGGATGTCGTGCGCCGTCACGCGGGCGACGTCGAGGGGCCGTACACGTGGTGGTCGTGGCGCGGCAAGGCGTTCGACAACGACTCGGGCTGGCGGATCGACTACCAGCTCGCCACCCCGGCGCTGGCCGCCCGGGTGCAGGACGTCGCGGTGGACCGCGCGGCCGCGTACGACGAGCGATGGTCCGACCACACGCCTGTGGTCGTCGACTACGCACTCTGA
- a CDS encoding succinate dehydrogenase flavoprotein subunit (part of four member fumarate reductase enzyme complex FrdABCD which catalyzes the reduction of fumarate to succinate during anaerobic respiration; FrdAB are the catalytic subcomplex consisting of a flavoprotein subunit and an iron-sulfur subunit, respectively; FrdCD are the membrane components which interact with quinone and are involved in electron transfer; the catalytic subunits are similar to succinate dehydrogenase SdhAB) gives MTTEATESTVIDGVHYHEFDIVIVGAGGAGMRAAIEAGPHARTAVISKLYPTRSHTGAAQGGMAAALANVEEDSWEWHTFDTVKGGDYLVDQDAAEILAKEAIDAVIDLENMGLPFNRTPEGKIDQRRFGGHTRDHGKAPVRRACYAADRTGHMILQTLFQNCVKLGINFFNEFYVLDVIMNEVDGVEQPAGVVAYELATGELHVFHSKAIIFATGGFGKIFKTTSNAHTLTGDGVGIIWRKKLPLEDMEFFQFHPTGLAGLGILLTEGARGEGAILRNASGERFMERYAPTIKDLAPRDIVARCMVQEVAEGRGAGPHKDYVLLDCTHLGAEVLETKLPDITEFARTYLGVDPVVEPVPVMPTAHYAMGGIPTNTAAEVLRDNTTVVPGLYAAGECACVSVHGSNRLGTNSLLDINVFGKRAGNNAVEYVKTAKIVPLPEDPAAGVRGMIDELRTSTGTERIAAIRKELQDEMDRNAQVFRTDESLAKVTETIHQLRERYRNVQVQDKGKRYNTDLLEAVELGFLLDLAEVVVYSARNRKESRGGHMRDDFPKRDDENYMKHTMAYLTGDPHSSDAADHITLDWKPVVVTRYQPMERKY, from the coding sequence GTGACAACGGAAGCTACTGAATCGACCGTCATCGACGGCGTCCACTACCACGAGTTCGACATCGTCATCGTCGGCGCCGGCGGCGCCGGGATGCGCGCGGCGATCGAGGCGGGCCCGCACGCCCGCACGGCCGTCATCTCGAAGCTCTACCCCACCCGCTCCCACACCGGCGCGGCGCAGGGCGGCATGGCCGCGGCGCTCGCGAACGTCGAGGAGGACAGCTGGGAGTGGCACACCTTCGACACCGTCAAGGGCGGCGACTACCTCGTCGACCAGGACGCGGCCGAGATCCTCGCCAAGGAGGCCATCGACGCGGTCATCGACCTCGAGAACATGGGCCTGCCGTTCAACCGCACGCCCGAGGGCAAGATCGATCAGCGCCGCTTCGGCGGTCACACCCGCGACCACGGCAAGGCGCCGGTGCGCCGGGCCTGCTACGCGGCCGACCGCACGGGCCACATGATCCTGCAGACGCTGTTCCAGAACTGCGTCAAGCTCGGCATCAACTTCTTCAACGAGTTCTACGTCCTCGACGTGATCATGAACGAGGTCGACGGCGTCGAGCAGCCCGCGGGCGTCGTCGCGTACGAGCTGGCCACCGGCGAGCTGCACGTCTTCCACTCGAAGGCGATCATCTTCGCAACCGGCGGCTTCGGCAAGATCTTCAAGACCACCTCCAACGCGCACACGCTCACCGGCGACGGCGTCGGCATCATCTGGCGCAAGAAGCTTCCGTTGGAGGACATGGAGTTCTTCCAGTTCCACCCCACCGGCCTCGCCGGGCTCGGCATCCTCCTGACCGAGGGCGCCAGAGGCGAGGGCGCGATCCTCCGTAACGCGTCCGGCGAGCGGTTCATGGAGCGCTACGCCCCCACCATCAAAGACCTGGCGCCCCGCGACATCGTCGCCCGCTGCATGGTCCAGGAGGTCGCAGAGGGTCGCGGCGCCGGCCCGCACAAGGATTACGTGCTCCTCGACTGCACCCACCTGGGTGCCGAGGTGCTCGAGACCAAGCTCCCCGACATCACCGAGTTCGCCCGCACCTACTTGGGCGTGGACCCGGTCGTCGAGCCGGTGCCGGTCATGCCGACCGCCCACTACGCGATGGGCGGCATCCCGACCAATACGGCCGCCGAGGTGCTGCGCGACAACACCACCGTCGTCCCCGGCCTGTACGCCGCCGGCGAGTGCGCCTGCGTCTCGGTGCACGGCTCCAACCGCCTGGGCACCAACTCGCTGCTCGACATCAACGTGTTCGGCAAGCGCGCGGGCAACAACGCGGTCGAGTACGTCAAGACCGCCAAGATCGTCCCGCTGCCGGAGGACCCGGCCGCCGGCGTCCGCGGCATGATCGACGAGCTCCGCACCTCGACCGGCACCGAGCGGATCGCCGCGATCCGCAAGGAGCTGCAGGACGAGATGGACCGGAACGCCCAGGTGTTCCGCACCGACGAGTCGCTCGCGAAGGTCACCGAGACCATCCACCAGCTGCGCGAGCGCTACCGCAACGTGCAGGTGCAGGACAAGGGCAAGCGGTACAACACCGACCTGCTGGAGGCCGTTGAGCTCGGCTTCCTGCTCGACCTCGCCGAGGTCGTCGTCTACTCCGCGCGCAACCGCAAGGAGTCACGCGGCGGCCACATGCGCGACGACTTCCCGAAGCGCGACGACGAGAACTACATGAAGCACACCATGGCCTACCTCACCGGCGACCCGCACTCGTCGGACGCGGCAGACCACATCACGCTCGACTGGAAGCCCGTCGTCGTGACCCGCTACCAGCCGATGGAGAGGAAGTACTGA
- a CDS encoding succinate dehydrogenase codes for MTTIEAPRTPAARTSRGKNWEKWGWIYMRFSGLLLVILIFGHLLINLVLGDGVKQIDFAFVAGKYATPFWQVWDLLMLWLALIHGGNGMRTLVNDYAYNRIVNRVLKWAILAAVVVLLVLGTLVIFTFDPCPAGAAAADLPSFCPAR; via the coding sequence GTGACGACCATCGAAGCGCCGCGCACCCCCGCCGCCCGCACCTCCCGCGGCAAGAACTGGGAGAAGTGGGGCTGGATCTACATGCGGTTCTCCGGGCTGCTGCTCGTGATCCTCATCTTCGGCCACCTGCTCATCAACCTCGTCCTCGGCGACGGCGTGAAGCAGATCGACTTCGCGTTCGTGGCGGGCAAGTACGCCACCCCGTTCTGGCAGGTCTGGGACCTCCTGATGCTGTGGCTCGCGCTGATCCACGGCGGTAACGGGATGCGCACCCTCGTGAACGACTACGCGTACAACCGGATCGTCAACCGCGTGCTGAAGTGGGCCATCCTCGCCGCGGTCGTCGTGCTGCTCGTGCTCGGAACGCTCGTGATCTTCACGTTCGACCCCTGCCCCGCGGGCGCCGCGGCGGCCGACCTGCCGTCCTTCTGCCCGGCACGCTGA
- a CDS encoding succinate dehydrogenase, cytochrome b556 subunit has protein sequence MWSWVLHRITGVAIFFFLLVHILDTSLIRVSPEAYNAVIGTYKNPIMGLGEIALVAAIVFHAFNGLRIILIDFWSKGVKYQKVMFWIVLALWVILMAGFVPVQLVHIFSEVN, from the coding sequence ATGTGGTCGTGGGTCCTCCACCGCATCACCGGCGTCGCCATCTTCTTCTTCCTTCTCGTCCACATCCTGGACACGTCGCTCATCCGCGTGAGCCCCGAGGCTTACAACGCGGTGATCGGCACCTACAAGAACCCGATCATGGGGCTCGGCGAGATCGCCCTCGTCGCGGCCATCGTGTTCCACGCCTTCAACGGCCTGCGCATCATCCTGATCGACTTCTGGAGTAAGGGCGTCAAGTACCAGAAGGTCATGTTCTGGATCGTGCTGGCGCTGTGGGTCATCCTCATGGCGGGCTTCGTGCCCGTGCAGCTCGTGCACATCTTCTCGGAGGTGAACTGA
- a CDS encoding mannose-1-phosphate guanylyltransferase translates to MTPRRITQGPPIERFYSVIPAGGIGSRLWPLSRADAPKFLHDLTGSGQTLLRDTWDRLVPLSGEQRIMVVTGRAHRAAVEQQLPRLADPNVVLESEPRDSTAAIGLAAAILERREPGVIIGSFAADHVIHNLPLFQAAVREAVAAAQAGYITTVGIRPTEPAVGFGYIHYGDRLEVEGAPSALTVDSFKEKPDLETAERYLESGDYLWNASMFIARADRLLEEIGRNKPRLLEGLIELAEAWDDPATRGPAVDRIWPELEKIAIDYTVAEPAAAAGRLAVIPGYFDWDDVGDFASLAKLNSGGRKSDLAILGENARVLSDASSGIVVSQSGRVISLIGVKDIVVVDTPDALLVTTSENAQRVKSVVDALKITGSTDVL, encoded by the coding sequence ATGACGCCGCGCAGGATCACCCAGGGCCCGCCCATCGAGCGCTTCTACAGCGTGATCCCAGCCGGAGGCATCGGCTCGCGGCTGTGGCCGCTGTCGCGGGCGGACGCGCCGAAGTTCCTCCACGACCTCACCGGCTCCGGCCAGACGCTGCTCCGCGACACCTGGGACCGGCTCGTGCCGCTCTCCGGCGAGCAGCGCATCATGGTCGTGACGGGACGCGCCCACCGGGCCGCCGTCGAGCAGCAGCTCCCGAGGCTGGCCGACCCGAACGTCGTGCTCGAGTCCGAGCCGCGCGACTCCACCGCGGCGATCGGGCTGGCCGCCGCGATCCTCGAGCGCCGCGAGCCCGGCGTGATCATCGGCTCCTTCGCGGCCGACCATGTCATCCACAACCTCCCCCTGTTCCAGGCGGCGGTGCGCGAGGCCGTGGCCGCGGCACAGGCGGGCTACATCACCACGGTGGGCATCCGCCCCACCGAGCCGGCGGTCGGGTTCGGCTACATCCACTACGGCGACCGGCTCGAGGTGGAGGGAGCGCCGAGCGCGCTGACCGTCGACTCGTTCAAGGAGAAGCCGGACCTCGAGACGGCTGAGCGCTACCTCGAGAGCGGCGACTATCTCTGGAACGCGAGCATGTTCATCGCCCGCGCGGACCGCCTGCTGGAGGAGATCGGCCGCAACAAGCCGCGCCTCCTGGAGGGGCTGATCGAGCTTGCCGAGGCCTGGGACGACCCGGCGACCCGCGGCCCCGCCGTCGACCGGATCTGGCCCGAGCTCGAGAAGATCGCGATCGACTACACGGTCGCCGAGCCCGCCGCGGCGGCCGGACGTCTCGCGGTCATCCCCGGCTACTTCGACTGGGACGACGTCGGCGACTTCGCCTCGCTCGCCAAGCTCAACTCCGGCGGCCGCAAGTCGGACCTCGCGATCCTCGGCGAGAACGCCCGCGTGCTGTCGGACGCGTCGAGCGGCATCGTGGTCAGCCAGAGCGGGCGCGTCATCAGCCTGATCGGCGTGAAGGACATCGTCGTCGTCGACACGCCGGACGCGCTGCTGGTCACCACGAGCGAGAACGCGCAGCGGGTGAAGTCGGTGGTGGACGCGCTGAAGATCACCGGGTCGACGGACGTCCTCTAG
- a CDS encoding glycosyl transferase, which translates to MRVAVVSESFLPTVNGVTTSVLRVLDHLAAEGHEAIVICPDAGAPAEYAGFRIHQVPSIAYRQFPVGLPSPQVQRILSGFGPDVLHAASPFFLGAQAIAAANRLGVPSVAIYQTDVAGFARRNGLGMTAAIAWKYVRWVHEGADLTLAPSAASEYDLRTAGVGRLGRWGRGVDLERYHPNKRRTASAVALRERLSPDGETVVGYVGRIAPEKQVERLRALRGVGGVSVAIVGDGPARETVARELRGVNVHWLGRLGGEDLAAAYAAFNLFVHTGSEETFGQTVQEAHASGLPVVAPRAGGPIDLVEHGVDGLLFPPSDDRALRAAVSMLVRDGALRRRMGEAGRRAVLGRSWDVVCRELTGHYERVIVDAVTAAAASGVQPSTGSRAYS; encoded by the coding sequence ATGCGGGTCGCGGTCGTCAGTGAGAGCTTCCTCCCCACGGTCAACGGGGTCACGACGAGTGTGCTGCGGGTGCTGGACCACCTCGCGGCCGAAGGACACGAGGCCATCGTGATCTGCCCGGACGCGGGGGCGCCGGCCGAGTACGCGGGGTTCCGCATCCATCAGGTGCCGTCGATCGCCTACCGGCAGTTCCCGGTCGGGCTGCCGAGCCCGCAGGTGCAGCGCATCCTGTCCGGATTCGGGCCGGACGTCCTCCACGCGGCCTCTCCCTTCTTCCTGGGAGCGCAGGCGATCGCCGCCGCCAACCGGCTCGGGGTCCCGTCCGTCGCGATCTACCAGACGGACGTCGCCGGCTTCGCCCGGCGCAATGGCCTCGGGATGACGGCGGCCATCGCCTGGAAGTACGTGCGGTGGGTGCACGAGGGCGCCGACCTGACGCTCGCGCCGTCGGCCGCGAGCGAGTACGACCTCCGGACCGCGGGCGTCGGTCGCCTGGGCCGGTGGGGGCGCGGCGTCGACCTGGAGCGCTACCACCCCAATAAAAGGAGAACGGCGTCGGCGGTCGCGCTCCGCGAACGGCTGTCGCCGGACGGCGAGACCGTCGTCGGCTACGTCGGCCGCATCGCGCCGGAGAAGCAGGTCGAGCGGCTGCGGGCGCTGCGGGGCGTCGGGGGCGTCTCCGTCGCGATCGTGGGCGACGGTCCGGCACGGGAGACGGTCGCTCGCGAACTGCGCGGGGTGAACGTGCACTGGCTGGGCAGGCTCGGCGGCGAGGACCTCGCCGCCGCCTACGCCGCGTTCAACCTGTTCGTCCACACCGGCTCCGAGGAGACCTTCGGTCAGACGGTCCAGGAGGCCCACGCCTCCGGGCTCCCCGTGGTGGCCCCGCGCGCGGGCGGCCCGATCGACCTCGTCGAACACGGGGTCGACGGCCTGCTCTTCCCTCCTTCCGACGACCGCGCGTTGCGGGCGGCCGTCTCGATGCTCGTGCGGGACGGCGCCCTGCGGAGGCGCATGGGGGAGGCCGGCCGCCGCGCGGTGCTCGGCCGCAGCTGGGATGTCGTGTGCCGCGAGCTCACCGGCCACTACGAGCGGGTCATCGTGGACGCGGTCACCGCGGCCGCCGCGAGCGGCGTACAGCCTTCGACGGGGTCGCGAGCGTACAGTTAG
- a CDS encoding transporter has protein sequence MANQNRRGIPMPFVTRTRRVEPPSPRVVQAPQEPAPGRRSMVDSAIYANGVRVASPTTLAETYAALDRTPGGVAWIGLYRPTEQELMSLSEEFELHPLAIEDAIVAHQRPKLERYDTVLFVVLKAANYLDVPEEVDFGELHLFVGPNFVITVRHSESPDLSHVRQRMEGEPELLALGPQAILYAIIDAVVDAYSPVVAGLANDIDEIETQVFGGDALVSRRIYELSREVIDFQRATHPLSAVMLALERGSAKYGVTQELERRLRDVADHLTQVNERVDGFRYLLRDILTVNSTLVSERQNEEMTRLAHSSNRQGEEVKKISSWAAILFAPTLIAGIYGMNFTHMPELEWPLGYPLAVIAMVGLSGLLYGIFKKRGWL, from the coding sequence ATGGCCAACCAGAATCGACGCGGCATCCCGATGCCCTTCGTGACGCGCACCCGCCGGGTCGAGCCTCCGTCTCCCCGGGTGGTGCAGGCGCCGCAGGAGCCCGCACCCGGGCGCCGCAGCATGGTCGACAGCGCGATCTACGCGAACGGCGTGCGCGTCGCGTCGCCGACGACGCTGGCAGAGACGTACGCCGCGCTCGACCGGACTCCCGGTGGCGTCGCGTGGATCGGCCTCTACCGGCCGACCGAGCAGGAGCTGATGTCGCTGTCGGAGGAGTTCGAGCTCCACCCGCTGGCCATCGAGGACGCCATCGTCGCCCATCAGCGCCCGAAGCTGGAGCGGTACGACACCGTGCTGTTCGTCGTGCTCAAGGCGGCCAACTACCTCGACGTGCCCGAGGAAGTCGACTTCGGCGAGCTGCACCTCTTCGTCGGCCCCAACTTCGTCATCACGGTCCGACACAGCGAGTCGCCCGACCTCTCGCATGTCCGGCAGCGGATGGAGGGCGAGCCCGAGCTGCTCGCGCTCGGTCCGCAGGCCATCCTCTACGCGATCATCGATGCGGTGGTGGATGCGTACAGCCCGGTCGTCGCCGGTCTCGCCAACGACATCGACGAGATCGAGACGCAGGTGTTCGGCGGGGACGCGCTGGTCTCCCGACGCATCTACGAGTTGTCGCGCGAGGTGATCGACTTCCAGCGGGCGACGCATCCGCTCTCCGCCGTGATGCTCGCGCTCGAGCGCGGCTCCGCGAAGTACGGCGTCACCCAGGAGCTGGAGCGCCGCCTGCGCGACGTCGCCGACCACCTCACGCAGGTGAACGAGCGCGTCGACGGGTTCCGCTACCTGCTGCGCGACATCCTGACCGTCAACTCCACGCTCGTCTCCGAACGCCAGAACGAGGAGATGACGCGGCTGGCGCACTCCAGCAACCGGCAGGGAGAAGAGGTCAAGAAGATCTCGTCGTGGGCGGCCATCCTGTTCGCGCCGACGCTGATCGCCGGCATCTACGGAATGAACTTCACCCACATGCCCGAGCTCGAGTGGCCGCTCGGGTACCCGCTGGCGGTGATCGCGATGGTCGGGTTGAGCGGCCTGCTGTACGGCATCTTCAAGAAGCGCGGCTGGCTCTGA